The Geminocystis sp. NIES-3708 genomic sequence AGTTAGTGCCGCCGATATGTTAGGGGGATTAATTGCTTATCGTATAGTCTATTTTTTTGTCCCTTTAATTGTTGCACTGTTGCTAATTATTATTCAAACATGGAACAGTAAACATTCACATTTATAAGACATCTTTTTCATTCATTCTCTTTCAAAAAAAACAGGGCAGACAATAAAGCCCACCCCATCATTAATTTAAGATTTAAAGATTAATCTTAGAAACGACTTGCGTTAGGTTTGTGAACGATGAAACTAACAGTTTGACACTGTCTGAGATTGTCAAAAGCAATAACTCTGATATAAGAATCGGAATATTGTGCTTTACATTCACGAACTTCATTTAATACTTCTTGGGGAGAGAAAGCATTAAATAAAGGTAATTTCCATAAAGTCCAGTGGTGATCAGTAGGTAAAGGATCTTTTTCAAATTCGATGGCAGGAATAAATCCTTGATCTAATAAGTACTGAACTTGTTTAACGATTTGTTGATCGGTTAAAGGAGGTAAATAAGATAAGGTCTCGTAACGACGCTCTTTTCCTAAAGTTTGCATTTTTTATTCTTCCTTGTTTTCTGATTGATTAGATTCTAGATTTGGTTCATCTACAGAAGATGACGTTAATGAAGAAGATTGAGTTTGGGTTAAACGCTCTAAAAGATGACGGCGGTGTTCCATATTAGATTGTTCGATATTTGTCTTTACCATTTCTGGTAAAAATTCCACAATTTGCTCTGCTAAATCTTGTCTTACTGTAAGAATTCTTAATACTAACTCTTTGTTTTCTTTCATCAAATTATTGATATAGAAGTCACTATCTTGAACTTTTTTGCGATCGCTATAATCACTAAGCCAAATAGCTTGTCCGGGGTTAGTTTCCGAGAGTTGTTCAATAATGACTCTTACGGCTTGATAAGTGAGATAACTTTGCAAAACCTTTGCCGTATCCTTAACGACTTGTTTATAAGTCATAAATTTTAGTAAATATCAGTTTTCAGTTATCAGAATTTTAATAATAAGTACAATTACTCAATTAATAATTTCATTATTCTCTTTATCTTAAGAATTTTTGTTCATTAATTACTATTAATACTTATTTTTCCTGACTTCTGTACAGGCGTAATATATTACGCCCCTACTGATTACTAAAATTTAGAGAGTATCAACGGTGTCAAACTCGAACTTAATTTCTTTCCAAAGTTCAAGAGCCGCAGCTAACTCAGGACTCCAACGACCTGCTTCACGAAGAACATCGTTACCTTCACGAGCTAAAGAACGACCTTCGTTACGAGCTTGAACACAGGCTTCTAAAGCTACACGGTTAGCGGTTGCACCAGGTGCATTACCCCATGGGTGTCCTAAAGTACCACCACCGAATTGTAAACAAGAATCATCACCGAAGATTTCAACCAATGCGGGCATGTGCCATACGTGGATACCACCAGAAGCAACAGGCATTACACCGGGTAAAGAAGCATAATCTTGGGTAAAGAATACACCACGAGAACGATCTTCTTCAACGTAATCTTCACGCATTAAGTCAACGAAACCTAAAGTTACAGCGCGATCACCTTCTAATTTACCGACAACAGTACCAGAGTGTAAATGATCACCACCAGATAGACGTAAACATTTAGCTAAAACACGGAAGTGAATACCATGATTTTTCTGACGGTCAACTACTGCGTGCATTGCACGGTGAATGTGGAGTAATAAACCGTTATCACGACACCATCTTGCGAGGGTAGTGTTAGCAGTGAAACCACCAGTAAAGAAGTCGTGCATAATGATAGGAGTACCGATTTCTTTAGCGAATTCAGCACGTTTCATCATTTCTTCACAAGTACCTGCAGTAACGTTGAGGTAGTGACCCTTCATTTCATTGGTTTCAGCTTGTGCTTTGGAGATAGCTTCTTGTACAAATAAGAAACGATCACGCCAACGCATGAAAGGCTGAGAGTTAATGTTTTCGTCATCTTTGGTGAAGTCTAAACCACCACGAAGACACTCATAAACTGCACGACCATAGTTTTTAGCTGATAAACCTAATTTAGGTTTAATGGTACAACCTAAGAGAGGACGACCATATTTGTTTAAAATGTCGCGTTCAACAGTAATACCGTGAGGAGGACCTTGATAAGTTTTGATTAAAGCAACAGGGAAACGAATATCTTCTAAACGTAATGCACGAAGAGCTTTGAATCCAAATACGTTACCAACTAAAGAGGTTAAAACGTTAGTGATAGAACCTTCTTCAAATAAATCTAAAGGATAAGCAACAAATACGAAATATTGATTATCTTCGCCGGGTACAGGCTCAACGTTGTAACAACGACCTTTATAACGATCTAAGTCGGTTAAACCATCGGTCCAAACAGTAGTCCAAGTACCAGTAGAGGACTCAGCTGCCACCGCCGCTGCACATTCTTCAGGGGGAACTCCGGGTTGAGGAGTCATTCTGAAACAGGCTAATAAATCAGTATCTTTAGGGGTATAGTCAGGGGTGTAATAAGTCAGGCGGTAGTCCTGTACACCAGCTTTAAATCCACCTTTGGATCCAGCTTGTACCATTTGTCGTTTCCTCCAAATATATAAATTTTCTTTATGGCTTTATTTTTAATAACTTCTATAAACTGGAAGTTAGTTTTAAGCTTTTTACTTTTCGAGTTTCAATCTTATCATGAAGGGGATCAAGTTTTGCATAAAGAATAATTTTTTTTCGACTATTTTTGATTACTATTTTTTCTGATTTTTATTAACTTAACTAATGTTTATCCCTTTGACTTATCTATCTTCTTAAGGATATGGTAAGTGACCTATTTTTTGTTTTTACCATTAAAACGTTACTTACTATATATTTCTTTACATATAGAAAAAAAAGATAATTTTATAAGTTATTATACTTATTTAAAAAACTTATATTAAGAGTTTACTTGTAAAAATATTTTGGTAAAAAGAAAAAATCAACAAGAGGAAATCGTATTACTATTACTTATTAGGAAACTTCTTTCACAAGTCTATTGTTTAATCTCTTTTTTTTAGTAACAAAAGATTACATCTTAATTTTTTATTCCATCCATGATATAGATTTTGTTACCATTTAAACTGATAAGATGTTCAGCTACGTCGAGTGAATAAAAATAAGTTTCATATCTTGCTAAAACTTCTTGTACACTCTTGAAATGTCTAACGTGACCTGTGGCTGGATAATTAGGCACGGTTCCATAAAAACGAGTTTCAGGACGGATTTTTTGAATTATTTCAAGGTCTTTATCTACATGCTCTAGAACCTCGGTACAAAGAATAGCATCATAGTTATAAATATCAAACAAATCTGTCTCAAAAGCATCCGCAACTAAAAATTGTAAGTTTGGACAAAGTTTTTTGGCGTAGTCAACCCGTTTTGGGCTAAAGTCAAACCCCAAATAATTTGGTAATCCCTGATCAAACAAAAAAAGCCCCATTTGACCAGTTCCACAACCAACATCTAACAGAGAGTTAATTTTTTTTAGTCTTATGCGATCTGCAATAATTGACCATAAAGAATAATATCCTGATTGCGTATAATGTTTTCGTAAATAGTCTTGTTCTAAAAACTTTTCATCGTAAAACTCTGGAGGCTGTTCAGTACCGTACACCCAAGTAGGAGAAGAACGGAAGGACGGCATGATGTTTAATGGAGAATTTGCCAACAGTTTTTTGACAAAGGATTTTGATTTATTGAGAAAACTACTTGTTTTCACTATTCCATAAGGGTTTGACTTGTGAGTTATTTTACATAATAGATCATTATTTGTGAATATGCAATTACTTTTTGAAATATAATTAAAATTTAATTAAAAAACAATGTAGATTAATCATTAGTGTTTGCATCAACCTTACGATTACGCCAAACTTGCCAAGCCGTATAAATCAATAACATCGTTGCACCGAAAGCATATACTCCTCCACTAGGAAATCCTGAAAAAACTAAGGCAAAACTACCTACCCAAAGAGTTAATGAATAAATAAATAAAACGGTTAAACGTTGAGAAATTCCTGCATCTAAAAGACGATGATGTAAGTGACGTTTATCGGCTAAAAAAGGAGATTTTCCCTGCATGACACGGGATATAATTACCCAAGACATATCCAAAATCGGTACAGCAAGAATAATATAAGGTAAAATCACAGCAGTAACGGCGGCAGTTTTCGCTAAACCAATCACCCCAACACCAGCTAACATAAAACCCATAAAATAAGCACCACCATCCCCCATAAAAATTTCAGCAGGATTAAAGTTATATTTTAAAAATCCTAGTGCTCCTCCAGCTAATGCAGCGGCTAATAATGCAGCGGCTGGTTGATTCATAAACAAACTAACTATTAACATAACGACTGCACCGATACCACACACCCCTGCGGCTAATCCATCTAAACCATCAATCCAATTGATAGCATTTACCATTCCTACTAACCAAATAATAGTAATGGGAAGACTTAACCACCACATATTCAGGTTGATTAATTCACCAAAAGGAAGGGTAAAAAATTCAATTCTTACTCCCTTATACCATGCAAAACCAGCAATGATCGATTGCATTATTAAACGAGAGGAAGGGGATAAGTTAAATAAATCATCTGCTAAACCAATAAAAAAGAAAAAAATAGCACCAATGGTTACACCCCAAATTTCTGCATCTTTTTCCGGAGATAATATGCCAAATCCTCCTAGCCACCATACCACTAATAAACCTGCGGTTGTTCCGGCAAAAATTGCTACCCCTCCAATGCGTA encodes the following:
- a CDS encoding ribulose bisphosphate carboxylase small subunit translates to MQTLGKERRYETLSYLPPLTDQQIVKQVQYLLDQGFIPAIEFEKDPLPTDHHWTLWKLPLFNAFSPQEVLNEVRECKAQYSDSYIRVIAFDNLRQCQTVSFIVHKPNASRF
- the rcbX gene encoding RuBisCO chaperone RbcX, translating into MTYKQVVKDTAKVLQSYLTYQAVRVIIEQLSETNPGQAIWLSDYSDRKKVQDSDFYINNLMKENKELVLRILTVRQDLAEQIVEFLPEMVKTNIEQSNMEHRRHLLERLTQTQSSSLTSSSVDEPNLESNQSENKEE
- a CDS encoding bifunctional 2-polyprenyl-6-hydroxyphenol methylase/3-demethylubiquinol 3-O-methyltransferase UbiG, with protein sequence MKTSSFLNKSKSFVKKLLANSPLNIMPSFRSSPTWVYGTEQPPEFYDEKFLEQDYLRKHYTQSGYYSLWSIIADRIRLKKINSLLDVGCGTGQMGLFLFDQGLPNYLGFDFSPKRVDYAKKLCPNLQFLVADAFETDLFDIYNYDAILCTEVLEHVDKDLEIIQKIRPETRFYGTVPNYPATGHVRHFKSVQEVLARYETYFYSLDVAEHLISLNGNKIYIMDGIKN
- a CDS encoding form I ribulose bisphosphate carboxylase large subunit; this translates as MVQAGSKGGFKAGVQDYRLTYYTPDYTPKDTDLLACFRMTPQPGVPPEECAAAVAAESSTGTWTTVWTDGLTDLDRYKGRCYNVEPVPGEDNQYFVFVAYPLDLFEEGSITNVLTSLVGNVFGFKALRALRLEDIRFPVALIKTYQGPPHGITVERDILNKYGRPLLGCTIKPKLGLSAKNYGRAVYECLRGGLDFTKDDENINSQPFMRWRDRFLFVQEAISKAQAETNEMKGHYLNVTAGTCEEMMKRAEFAKEIGTPIIMHDFFTGGFTANTTLARWCRDNGLLLHIHRAMHAVVDRQKNHGIHFRVLAKCLRLSGGDHLHSGTVVGKLEGDRAVTLGFVDLMREDYVEEDRSRGVFFTQDYASLPGVMPVASGGIHVWHMPALVEIFGDDSCLQFGGGTLGHPWGNAPGATANRVALEACVQARNEGRSLAREGNDVLREAGRWSPELAAALELWKEIKFEFDTVDTL
- a CDS encoding glycosyltransferase family 4 protein, whose product is MIGELSQANEIFHLIAFLVAMNVVLWSTPIVKSIGLRSGHVDKPDARKVHRKPIVRIGGVAIFAGTTAGLLVVWWLGGFGILSPEKDAEIWGVTIGAIFFFFIGLADDLFNLSPSSRLIMQSIIAGFAWYKGVRIEFFTLPFGELINLNMWWLSLPITIIWLVGMVNAINWIDGLDGLAAGVCGIGAVVMLIVSLFMNQPAAALLAAALAGGALGFLKYNFNPAEIFMGDGGAYFMGFMLAGVGVIGLAKTAAVTAVILPYIILAVPILDMSWVIISRVMQGKSPFLADKRHLHHRLLDAGISQRLTVLFIYSLTLWVGSFALVFSGFPSGGVYAFGATMLLIYTAWQVWRNRKVDANTND